A genomic segment from Kyrpidia tusciae DSM 2912 encodes:
- the hisC gene encoding histidinol-phosphate transaminase: MAGIIGSRARPAIMGIEPYVPGKPIEEVQREFGLKDVVKLASNENPLGPSPKVQEVLVQAAANLHRYPDGGAVMLRRALAEFYGVPEAGVLMGNGSDELIKLIAESFVEPGDEVIVPSPSFSEYWFATQVMAGRTVAVPLDERFQYNPERILEAVTARTKLMYLCTPNNPTGTYIPEKTLTDLVRRVPDHVLVVLDEAYHEYVEAEDYGHGLPLLREGAPVVVLRTFSKLYALAALRVGYALADPEIIQVINRVREPFNVNAVAQAAAVAALGDEEHRRKSFEVNRAGKRQLYEGLEALGCRCVPTEANFILVEVPHSSTAVFESLLRRGVIVRDGAAFGLPRYLRISIGTEADNARLLEEMAEVFRTLDARPAGLAD; the protein is encoded by the coding sequence ATGGCCGGAATCATCGGATCCCGGGCACGGCCCGCCATTATGGGCATCGAGCCTTACGTACCGGGAAAACCGATTGAAGAGGTCCAGCGAGAGTTTGGCTTGAAAGATGTGGTGAAGCTGGCGTCTAACGAGAACCCCCTCGGGCCGTCTCCGAAGGTTCAGGAAGTGCTGGTTCAGGCAGCGGCCAATCTGCACCGCTATCCGGATGGAGGGGCCGTGATGTTGCGCCGCGCCCTCGCTGAATTCTACGGGGTGCCCGAAGCGGGGGTCTTGATGGGCAATGGCTCGGATGAGCTGATCAAGTTGATCGCCGAGTCTTTTGTGGAGCCCGGGGATGAAGTGATCGTGCCGTCGCCGTCCTTTTCGGAGTATTGGTTTGCCACCCAGGTGATGGCGGGCCGGACGGTGGCGGTTCCCCTGGACGAAAGATTTCAGTATAACCCCGAACGCATTCTCGAGGCGGTGACGGCGAGGACCAAACTGATGTATTTGTGTACGCCGAACAACCCGACGGGCACGTACATTCCGGAGAAAACTTTGACGGATTTGGTTCGTCGGGTTCCGGATCACGTGCTGGTGGTCCTCGACGAGGCGTATCACGAGTATGTTGAGGCCGAAGATTACGGCCATGGGCTGCCTCTGCTTCGGGAAGGGGCCCCGGTGGTGGTCCTGCGCACTTTTAGCAAGCTGTACGCCTTGGCGGCGCTGCGCGTGGGGTATGCCCTCGCCGATCCGGAAATCATCCAGGTGATCAATCGGGTGCGGGAACCTTTCAACGTCAATGCCGTGGCTCAGGCGGCGGCGGTGGCGGCCCTCGGGGATGAGGAGCACCGCAGGAAAAGCTTCGAAGTCAACCGGGCGGGCAAGCGGCAGTTGTATGAAGGGCTGGAAGCCCTGGGATGCCGATGTGTTCCCACCGAGGCGAATTTCATCCTCGTTGAGGTTCCGCACTCATCCACCGCAGTGTTTGAAAGCCTTCTGCGGCGGGGAGTGATCGTCCGGGACGGGGCGGCCTTCGGGTTGCCGCGGTATTTGCGGATTAGCATTGGAACCGAGGCGGACAACGCCCGGCTTCTGGAAGAGATGGCGGAAGTTTTTCGGACTTTGGACGCCCGCCCGGCGGGGTTGGCGGATTAA
- the ilvA gene encoding threonine ammonia-lyase: MLTLSDIQEARHTLGDIARRTPLHLTHTFSRLAGCEVWLKLENLQKTGSFKIRGSYNKIRRLPEDAKKHGVIAASAGNHAQGVAYAAARAGIPSTVVMPEGAALSKIKATTDYGARVLLHGADYDAAQTFAQQYREETGAVFIHAFDDPDIVAGQGTVGLEILEQCPDLEAIVVPIGGGGLIAGIAVAAKSIKPTIQLYGVEAEGAASMKASLKAGTPVGLYSAHTLADGIAVKKPGRLTLRLVQAYVDDVIVVSDVEIARTMLLLLERYKLLVEGSGAAAPAALLFHKLPLAGKKVAAVVSGGNVDGTVLSRILQYGLAEAGRYVRLQTVIPDRPGALQGLLSVIAELRANVLTVSHRRMGPSIPPGFTEVELELETRDPDHVGHVERSLRKKGYQVVLR, from the coding sequence ATGCTCACCTTGTCCGACATCCAGGAGGCCCGGCACACCCTTGGCGATATCGCCCGAAGGACGCCGCTGCATTTGACACACACCTTTAGCCGTCTTGCAGGATGCGAGGTATGGCTGAAACTTGAAAACCTCCAAAAGACTGGATCCTTCAAAATCCGCGGATCGTACAACAAAATCCGCCGTCTGCCTGAAGACGCGAAAAAACATGGGGTAATCGCCGCATCGGCGGGAAACCACGCCCAGGGGGTAGCCTATGCCGCCGCCCGGGCGGGAATTCCCAGCACCGTGGTGATGCCCGAAGGCGCCGCCCTTTCCAAAATCAAAGCAACCACCGATTACGGCGCCCGGGTGCTCCTGCACGGCGCGGATTATGACGCCGCCCAGACTTTCGCCCAACAGTACCGGGAGGAAACTGGAGCGGTGTTCATTCACGCCTTTGACGACCCCGACATCGTGGCGGGTCAGGGGACGGTGGGCTTAGAAATCCTGGAACAATGTCCCGATCTAGAGGCCATAGTCGTTCCCATCGGGGGTGGAGGGCTCATCGCCGGCATTGCCGTGGCGGCCAAATCCATCAAACCGACGATTCAACTATATGGCGTGGAGGCGGAGGGCGCCGCTTCCATGAAAGCTTCTCTCAAAGCCGGAACACCCGTGGGGCTTTATTCCGCGCACACCCTGGCCGACGGGATTGCCGTAAAAAAACCCGGCCGACTCACCCTGCGATTGGTTCAGGCATACGTGGACGACGTGATCGTGGTCAGCGACGTGGAAATCGCGAGGACAATGTTGCTCTTGCTCGAACGCTACAAACTCTTGGTCGAAGGATCCGGTGCCGCCGCCCCCGCCGCGCTCCTCTTCCATAAACTGCCCTTGGCCGGAAAAAAAGTCGCGGCAGTCGTCAGCGGCGGGAACGTGGACGGCACCGTTCTGAGCCGCATTCTGCAGTACGGCCTGGCCGAAGCCGGACGCTATGTGCGCCTTCAAACGGTAATCCCGGATCGCCCCGGCGCCCTTCAGGGGCTCCTCAGCGTCATCGCGGAACTCCGGGCCAACGTTCTCACGGTTTCTCATCGGCGGATGGGCCCCTCGATTCCCCCGGGGTTCACAGAAGTGGAATTAGAACTGGAGACCCGGGACCCGGATCACGTCGGTCACGTGGAGCGCTCCTTACGGAAGAAAGGGTATCAGGTGGTTCTCCGCTAA
- a CDS encoding acetoin utilization protein AcuC: MKDRAVIVYSPEVLRYRFGPEHPFDPLRLRMTWDLMQESGLLRPEHVRAPQSATEEELALVHDRHYIEAVKRAGQGDEPPVPPGGGEPSWESFGLGTEDTPIFPDMHEASSLIAGGTLMAARLVMEGKAEHVFSLAGGLHHAQRHMASGFCVYNDIGVAIAWLRKEFDARVAYIDTDAHHGDGVQWLFYDDPGVLTISFHETGKYLYPGTGDIHERGTGAGYGYSVNVPLEPFTEDDSWLELLHQALPILISRFEPDIIISQNGCDGHHLDPLTHLSATTRLYREIPKLVHQLAHEACNGRWVAVGGGGYEIWRVVPRAWTLLWAELSHQPIPEVIPDRWLERWSPYSPDLLPDRFIDAPGAFPPIPRRVEIENRNRITLRRALMGTPFYT; this comes from the coding sequence ATGAAAGACCGCGCCGTCATCGTCTACAGTCCGGAAGTCCTCCGCTATCGATTCGGCCCCGAGCATCCCTTCGATCCCCTGCGCCTGCGCATGACCTGGGATCTCATGCAGGAATCGGGACTCCTGCGCCCGGAACACGTTCGAGCCCCTCAGTCGGCCACTGAGGAAGAACTGGCTTTGGTTCACGATCGGCATTACATCGAGGCCGTGAAACGAGCGGGACAGGGTGACGAACCGCCCGTGCCCCCCGGTGGGGGGGAACCGTCCTGGGAATCCTTCGGCCTGGGTACCGAGGATACCCCGATTTTTCCAGATATGCACGAAGCATCCTCTTTGATCGCCGGGGGGACGCTCATGGCAGCCCGACTGGTGATGGAAGGAAAGGCTGAGCACGTCTTCAGTCTGGCTGGCGGCCTTCACCACGCCCAGCGCCATATGGCATCCGGGTTTTGTGTGTACAATGACATCGGCGTGGCCATCGCATGGCTAAGAAAGGAATTCGATGCCCGGGTGGCTTATATCGACACGGATGCTCATCACGGAGACGGGGTGCAGTGGCTGTTTTATGACGACCCGGGCGTTCTCACCATCTCTTTTCACGAGACAGGAAAATATCTTTATCCAGGAACTGGAGATATTCATGAACGGGGTACCGGAGCCGGATACGGCTATTCGGTCAACGTACCCTTGGAGCCCTTCACCGAGGATGACTCCTGGCTCGAACTGCTTCACCAAGCTCTTCCGATTCTGATCAGTCGGTTTGAGCCCGATATTATCATCAGTCAGAACGGCTGCGATGGACATCACCTCGACCCCTTGACCCACCTTTCGGCCACCACCCGTCTCTATCGAGAGATTCCGAAATTGGTCCACCAACTCGCCCACGAGGCATGCAATGGGCGCTGGGTGGCAGTGGGTGGGGGAGGATATGAAATTTGGCGAGTCGTACCCCGGGCTTGGACGTTGCTCTGGGCGGAACTCTCCCATCAACCCATTCCAGAAGTAATTCCCGACCGGTGGCTGGAGCGATGGAGCCCTTATTCTCCAGATCTCCTGCCGGACCGCTTTATTGATGCCCCAGGCGCTTTTCCCCCCATCCCCCGCCGGGTGGAAATCGAAAACCGGAACCGCATCACTCTCCGCAGAGCTTTGATGGGAACGCCGTTTTATACATAA
- a CDS encoding GNAT family N-acetyltransferase: protein MAESQNRTGSAVDPHQSKQYHSKVISGEDGVLIVEGPVQAPTLRSLVFHQGLKAFRPADRQQQALIRIAELPEGRIITARRSQLVVGYVTFLYPDPLERWAEGNMDDLLELGAVEVAAPYRHSGLAKALLEVAFRDPAMENYIVISTEYYWHWDLEGTGLDIWEYRDVMKKVMGSAGMEVYPTDDPEIAAHPANMLMARIGNRVPPESVERFHRLRFTLPPH from the coding sequence ATGGCCGAGTCCCAGAACCGCACCGGCAGTGCGGTTGATCCTCATCAATCGAAGCAATATCACAGCAAAGTGATCTCCGGAGAAGACGGCGTTCTCATCGTCGAAGGTCCAGTGCAGGCGCCGACGCTTCGCTCCTTAGTATTTCACCAAGGGCTCAAAGCTTTTCGCCCGGCGGATCGCCAGCAACAGGCTTTGATTCGGATTGCCGAACTGCCCGAAGGCCGGATCATCACGGCCCGCCGATCCCAACTCGTCGTGGGCTATGTCACCTTTCTTTACCCGGATCCTTTGGAACGATGGGCAGAGGGGAATATGGACGATTTGTTGGAGTTGGGCGCCGTGGAAGTCGCCGCTCCTTATCGCCACTCCGGATTGGCCAAAGCCCTCCTTGAGGTGGCCTTCCGGGATCCGGCTATGGAAAACTACATCGTTATTTCCACCGAATACTACTGGCATTGGGATTTAGAAGGAACCGGTTTAGACATCTGGGAGTATCGAGACGTGATGAAAAAAGTCATGGGGAGCGCCGGCATGGAGGTCTACCCCACTGATGACCCAGAAATTGCGGCCCATCCCGCCAATATGCTCATGGCGCGGATCGGGAATCGGGTGCCCCCAGAGTCGGTAGAAAGATTTCACCGCCTGCGCTTTACCTTGCCACCCCATTAA
- a CDS encoding acetoin utilization AcuB family protein has protein sequence MLVEQIMTRNVVTVTPETALTDALQLTRLRRIRHLPVVENERLVGIVSDRDMRDVCPSILDPDWEVKVRGLRIEACMKRDVVTVEPWNFIEDAAAEMYRRKVSCLPVLDQNRVVGILTERDILHTLLGMMGVLEPSSRIEVELPNRPGGLADVADVLRARRINASSVLIFPGKTPDTRYLVLRVQTMDPRRIIDDIKAAGYRVLGPFSDGGRGE, from the coding sequence ATGCTTGTCGAGCAGATCATGACCCGGAACGTCGTGACGGTGACTCCCGAAACGGCCCTCACCGATGCCTTGCAACTCACCCGACTTCGGCGCATTCGCCACCTTCCGGTTGTAGAAAACGAGCGACTCGTCGGCATTGTGTCCGACCGGGACATGCGGGACGTTTGCCCTTCCATTCTCGACCCGGACTGGGAAGTCAAAGTTCGGGGCCTTCGCATTGAAGCATGTATGAAGCGAGACGTTGTCACCGTAGAGCCCTGGAATTTTATCGAAGACGCCGCCGCCGAAATGTATCGTCGCAAAGTGAGCTGCCTTCCGGTTCTCGATCAAAACCGCGTCGTGGGCATTCTTACGGAAAGGGACATTTTGCACACCCTGCTCGGCATGATGGGCGTGTTGGAACCCTCTAGCCGCATTGAGGTGGAACTGCCCAATCGCCCGGGCGGTCTCGCCGATGTGGCCGACGTTCTTCGGGCCAGGCGGATCAATGCCTCCTCGGTCTTGATATTTCCCGGGAAAACTCCCGATACCCGCTATCTCGTGCTCCGGGTACAAACGATGGATCCCCGGCGCATCATCGACGACATCAAAGCCGCGGGATATCGGGTGCTGGGACCTTTTTCAGACGGGGGCCGGGGAGAATGA
- a CDS encoding bifunctional 3-deoxy-7-phosphoheptulonate synthase/chorismate mutase: MKGETMEQLRTQLDEINMDLLRLLSRRADIVQRIGRVKQAQGVQRFDPLREKEMLDRIVSANPGPFDDSTIRHLFKQIFQASLQLQEEEKMHLLVSRKRRAEDTVVEVKGVRIGNGHPIVVAGPCSVETREQMETVGQGLRAQGIVVMRGGAYKPRTSPYDFQGLGREGLVMLRETADKYGMVAVSEIVNPADIEMATQYVDIIQIGARNMQNFELLKAAGSVRTPVLLKRGLSATIEELLFAAEYIMSRGNDQIILCERGIRTYEKATRNTLDISAVPILKQESHLPVFVDISHSTGRKDIMIPVAKAALAAGADGIMVEVHPEPSVALSDAKQQINLEQFGQLMDALREAGYLPPVAERVATR, encoded by the coding sequence ATGAAAGGAGAAACCATGGAACAGCTGCGAACGCAGCTGGACGAGATCAATATGGACCTGTTGCGGCTCCTCAGTCGGCGGGCGGACATCGTGCAGCGGATTGGTCGGGTGAAACAGGCCCAGGGAGTTCAGCGGTTTGATCCTTTGCGGGAAAAGGAGATGCTGGACCGCATTGTGTCGGCCAACCCCGGTCCCTTTGACGACAGCACCATTCGGCACTTGTTTAAACAGATTTTCCAAGCGTCCTTGCAATTGCAGGAAGAAGAGAAGATGCATCTCTTGGTGAGCCGGAAGCGTCGGGCCGAAGACACCGTGGTGGAAGTCAAGGGTGTCCGCATCGGCAACGGTCATCCCATCGTGGTGGCGGGCCCCTGTTCGGTGGAGACCCGGGAGCAGATGGAGACGGTGGGCCAGGGACTGCGGGCCCAGGGTATTGTGGTGATGCGGGGCGGAGCCTACAAGCCCCGGACGTCTCCGTATGATTTTCAGGGACTCGGCCGGGAAGGATTGGTGATGTTGCGGGAAACTGCCGACAAGTACGGCATGGTGGCGGTCAGCGAGATCGTCAATCCGGCCGACATTGAGATGGCCACGCAATATGTGGACATCATCCAGATCGGGGCTCGTAATATGCAGAATTTCGAGCTCTTGAAGGCGGCGGGGTCTGTGCGGACGCCAGTCCTGCTCAAGCGGGGACTTTCCGCGACCATCGAGGAGCTGTTGTTTGCCGCGGAGTACATTATGTCCCGGGGGAATGATCAGATCATTCTTTGCGAAAGGGGCATCCGCACCTATGAAAAGGCGACCCGCAATACCCTGGATATTTCGGCGGTGCCGATCCTGAAGCAGGAGAGTCATCTGCCGGTCTTTGTCGATATCAGTCATTCCACCGGCCGGAAGGACATTATGATACCTGTGGCGAAGGCCGCTTTGGCGGCGGGGGCGGACGGGATCATGGTGGAAGTGCATCCCGAACCCAGTGTGGCATTATCGGATGCGAAACAGCAGATCAATCTCGAACAGTTCGGCCAGCTCATGGACGCCCTGCGGGAAGCGGGATACCTTCCGCCTGTCGCCGAAAGGGTGGCAACGCGCTGA